In Ostrea edulis chromosome 4, xbOstEdul1.1, whole genome shotgun sequence, a single window of DNA contains:
- the LOC125670985 gene encoding uncharacterized protein LOC125670985, whose product MPSPLVILASLSVVVGLIGSVFILLAISVDSWEEIEFSVISANTSTVSVTSAGSRSEVTVYKDLSSGTYYFLYYQYGGPWKLCDLLSDTARNEMTTLGGEYREKCYNFVSEYDEESSTLQSDGKSVARLQNSGASCFIVCIIDLVAALGVGVIALLHKHVTACMVTGVLYCMASLFTVFGLAIFHVKHHYEVYYCQSLYPIPKGACDQRTLSILWAVPVAWVGVVICSAASVLWLFLTRALRVIKAKTMI is encoded by the exons ATGCCTTCACCCTTGGTAATTTTAGCTTCTCTGTCAGTGGTCGTCGGACTTATTGGCAGCGTGTTTATTTTACTGGCGATATCTGTAGATTCTTGGGAAGAGATAGAGTTTTCTGTGATCAGCGCCAACACATCCACAGTCTCCGTTACGTCTGCAGGGTCACGCTCTGAGGTCACTGTTTACAAGGACCTTAGTTCTGGGACCTATTACTTTTTGTACTATCAATATGGAGGGCCATGGAAATTGTGTGACCTACTTTCAG ACACTGCCCGGAATGAGATGACCACTTTAGGTGGTGAATACAGAGAAAAGTGCTACAACTTTGTGTCCGAGTACGACGAAGAGTCCTCCACACTACAAAGTGATGGCAAATCTGTCGCCA GATTGCAGAACTCTGGAGCCTCCTGTTTCATCGTTTGTATCATCGACCTTGTAGCGGCCTTGGGAGTCGGTGTCATAGCGCTTCTTCACAAACACGTGACAGCTTGCATGGTTACTGGGGTTCTGTACTGTATGGCAA GTTTATTTACCGTGTTTGGACTGGCTATTTTCCATGTGAAACATCATTATGAAGTCTATTACTGTCAGTCGCTGTATCCAATTCCAAAGGGGGCCTGTGATCAACGGACACTGTCTATTTTATGGGCGGTGCCAGTGGCGTGGGTAGGCGTGGTCATTTGTTCGGCAGCTAGTGTGTTGTGGCTCTTTCTTACCCGAGCTCTAAGGGTGATCAAAGCGAAAACAATGATATGA